A stretch of Bradyrhizobium sp. CCBAU 53338 DNA encodes these proteins:
- a CDS encoding LysR family transcriptional regulator: MQQVLHRGAAMMQHHEEALNASWDDLKLFLACAKSKSFRNAAEELGLTSTTLMRRIDRLEESIGCKLFLRDQSGLTLSDEGTAMIADVAHMERHAFNVFRRASRSSNDTSGTVRVAVTEGPGNFWILPRLIDFQKTYRKITVDLRCAMEQADVARLESDIAIQLEPPTNPDLIVAKLGRLHIYPFVSKDYADLYGVPATLAELPSHRIVKQSAPQVDDGAYARVLGLKSLEGIVGIKTNSSVGVLYAVERGAGIGFLPTVSIALGAQLVAVDLGVSHHADLWLTYHKEFRASERHKIVVDWLKKIFDPKTYPCFRDEFIHPNALVPMMTAAREGFGLTGYVAATPT; the protein is encoded by the coding sequence ATGCAGCAAGTATTGCACCGGGGTGCTGCAATGATGCAGCACCATGAAGAAGCGCTAAATGCGTCCTGGGACGATTTGAAACTCTTTTTAGCTTGCGCAAAATCTAAAAGTTTCCGCAACGCGGCCGAGGAGCTCGGGCTCACCTCCACCACATTGATGCGCAGGATCGACCGGCTCGAAGAGAGCATCGGTTGCAAGCTTTTCCTGCGTGACCAGAGCGGGCTCACGCTCAGCGACGAGGGCACCGCGATGATTGCCGACGTCGCGCACATGGAACGTCACGCCTTCAACGTCTTCCGCCGCGCCTCGCGCTCGTCGAACGACACATCGGGCACCGTACGCGTCGCGGTGACGGAAGGTCCCGGCAATTTCTGGATCCTGCCGCGGCTGATCGATTTCCAGAAGACCTACCGCAAGATCACCGTCGACCTGCGTTGCGCCATGGAACAAGCGGATGTGGCGCGCCTGGAGTCGGACATCGCGATTCAACTCGAGCCGCCGACCAATCCCGATCTCATCGTCGCCAAGCTGGGGCGTTTGCACATCTATCCGTTCGTCTCGAAAGACTATGCGGATCTTTATGGCGTACCGGCGACGCTCGCCGAATTGCCGAGTCACCGCATCGTCAAGCAGAGCGCACCGCAGGTCGACGACGGCGCTTACGCCCGCGTGCTCGGGTTGAAGTCGCTGGAGGGCATCGTCGGGATCAAGACCAATTCTTCGGTGGGCGTGCTCTACGCGGTCGAGCGCGGCGCGGGCATCGGCTTCCTGCCAACGGTGTCAATCGCCCTCGGTGCGCAGCTCGTCGCCGTCGACCTGGGCGTCAGCCACCACGCCGACCTCTGGCTGACCTATCACAAGGAGTTCCGCGCCTCCGAGCGGCACAAGATCGTGGTCGACTGGCTGAAGAAGATCTTCGACCCCAAGACCTATCCCTGCTTCCGCGACGAATTCATCCATCCGAACGCGCTGGTGCCTATGATGACGGCGGCGCGAGAAGGCTTTGGATTGACCGGCTATGTCGCGGCGACGCCGACGTAG
- a CDS encoding autotransporter outer membrane beta-barrel domain-containing protein, giving the protein MCCTPQLQGIRQTIGLDRVRRIVTALALALAVVVMIPATSGFAQTPTPAASPTPIPSPSPTSTNYDQSAGNSALDLGSNFLERLGNQASGGINRASRTNPGGGGASESTEDPRYRTWYEGYGISMRTDPQGDFVGDKRKTFGGVAGFGARIVPGVNLGFSVDQSHTDIDVPLALQSATLDLTQIGFNGSVDKGPWTWAFAVVHGFGKVHSIRDTGFGFATAGYRAAVDGALTEISYYWTKDQMRIVPKGAFEYVRATGAAFQEAGGLDPLTVGSSAIARARVMIGAEIGRYFIFDRKILDLSAYGKFVDNFYQDLGSVQVSLGTQNIIVPGIGESRYGMDAGASASLSLTNTARLYVNYDGKFRNELTSHQGTVGFEYRW; this is encoded by the coding sequence ATGTGCTGCACTCCGCAGCTCCAGGGGATACGGCAGACGATCGGGCTGGACCGTGTCCGCCGGATCGTGACGGCACTCGCCTTGGCCCTTGCGGTTGTGGTGATGATACCGGCGACATCAGGTTTCGCGCAGACCCCGACGCCGGCAGCGTCTCCGACGCCCATACCGTCTCCGAGTCCGACGTCGACCAATTACGACCAGTCGGCCGGCAACAGTGCGCTGGATCTCGGCTCGAACTTCCTCGAGCGGCTCGGCAACCAGGCCTCCGGCGGAATCAACCGGGCGTCGCGCACCAATCCGGGTGGGGGCGGCGCGTCCGAGAGTACCGAGGATCCGCGCTACCGCACCTGGTACGAGGGTTACGGCATTTCGATGCGGACCGATCCGCAGGGCGATTTCGTCGGCGACAAGCGCAAGACGTTCGGCGGCGTCGCAGGCTTCGGGGCGCGCATCGTGCCGGGTGTCAATCTCGGTTTCTCCGTCGACCAGAGCCATACCGACATCGACGTGCCGCTTGCGCTCCAGTCTGCGACCCTCGATCTGACCCAGATCGGTTTCAACGGTTCCGTCGACAAGGGGCCTTGGACCTGGGCCTTCGCGGTCGTCCACGGCTTCGGCAAGGTCCATTCCATCAGGGACACCGGCTTTGGCTTCGCGACGGCGGGCTATCGCGCGGCGGTCGACGGCGCGCTGACCGAGATCAGCTATTACTGGACCAAAGACCAGATGCGCATCGTGCCCAAGGGGGCGTTCGAATATGTGCGCGCCACGGGCGCGGCATTCCAGGAGGCGGGCGGCCTCGACCCGCTTACCGTCGGCTCGAGCGCGATCGCGCGCGCGCGCGTCATGATCGGCGCCGAAATCGGGCGGTATTTCATTTTCGACCGGAAGATTCTGGACCTCTCGGCCTATGGCAAGTTCGTCGATAATTTTTATCAGGATTTGGGCTCGGTGCAGGTCAGCCTCGGGACCCAGAACATCATCGTCCCGGGCATCGGTGAGAGTCGCTACGGCATGGACGCCGGGGCGTCGGCCTCGCTCAGCCTCACCAACACCGCGCGCCTCTACGTCAACTACGACGGCAAGTTCCGCAACGAACTGACGTCGCACCAAGGCACCGTCGGCTTCGAGTATCGGTGGTGA
- a CDS encoding cold-shock protein, translating to MPQKGTVKWFNPTKGYGFIKPNGGDKDVFVHISAVERAGLSTLNENQVVEYDLVENRGKSSAENLKVS from the coding sequence ATGCCACAAAAGGGCACCGTCAAATGGTTCAACCCCACCAAGGGTTACGGGTTCATCAAGCCAAACGGCGGCGACAAGGACGTGTTCGTCCACATCTCCGCAGTCGAGCGTGCCGGACTCTCCACCCTGAATGAGAACCAGGTGGTTGAATACGACCTCGTGGAGAACCGCGGCAAATCGTCCGCGGAGAACCTCAAGGTCTCCTGA
- the purN gene encoding phosphoribosylglycinamide formyltransferase produces MKRRVAILISGRGSNMSALIKAASAADFPAEISLVISNKADALGLERAKAAGAKTLVIESKPFGKDRAGFEAVLQAALDENGIELICLGGFMRLFTAEFAKAWYGRMLNIHPSLLPSFPGLDPHGQALRAGVKLSGATVHFVIPETDAGPIVMQGAVPVSDHDTAETLSERILEVEHRIYPAALSLLATGKVKIEGDVCKTTGSSASENFLIAPVAN; encoded by the coding sequence ATGAAGCGCCGCGTCGCCATCCTGATCTCCGGCCGTGGTTCCAACATGTCCGCGCTGATCAAGGCAGCCAGCGCCGCGGATTTTCCGGCGGAGATTTCGCTCGTCATCTCGAACAAGGCCGATGCGCTTGGCCTCGAACGGGCCAAGGCGGCCGGCGCGAAGACGCTGGTGATCGAGAGCAAGCCATTCGGCAAGGACCGCGCCGGCTTTGAAGCGGTATTGCAGGCAGCCCTTGATGAGAACGGCATCGAGCTGATTTGTCTCGGCGGTTTCATGCGCCTGTTCACGGCCGAGTTCGCGAAGGCATGGTACGGGCGGATGCTGAATATCCATCCCTCCCTGCTGCCGTCCTTCCCCGGCCTCGATCCGCATGGTCAGGCCTTGCGCGCCGGCGTCAAGCTGTCTGGCGCGACGGTGCACTTCGTGATCCCCGAGACCGATGCCGGTCCGATCGTGATGCAGGGTGCAGTGCCCGTCAGCGATCACGATACGGCGGAGACGCTGTCCGAGCGCATCCTCGAAGTCGAGCATCGCATCTATCCGGCGGCGCTGAGCCTGCTTGCGACCGGCAAGGTCAAGATCGAGGGCGATGTCTGCAAGACGACGGGCAGTTCGGCGTCAGAGAATTTCCTGATCGCGCCGGTGGCGAACTGA
- the purM gene encoding phosphoribosylformylglycinamidine cyclo-ligase encodes MTDRKNGLTYADSGVDIDAGNRLVDLIKPMVRATARPGADAEIGGFGGLFDLKAAGFKDPVLVAATDGVGTKVKIAIETGLHGGIGIDLVAMSVNDLVVQGAEPLFFLDYFACGKLDPEATAAIVAGVAEGCRESGCALIGGETAEMPGLYKDGDYDLGGFAVGAAERGTLLPRKDIAAGDAVIGLASSGVHSNGFSLVRKIVEQSGLGFEAQAPFAPVMTLGGALLTPTRLYVKSCLRAIRETGAVKGLAHITGGGFTDNIPRVLPKNLGVGIDLARLPVLPVFKWLAAQAGIAELEMLRTFNCGIGMIAIVEPEKVDEVVRVFTDAGETVARLGTVIPAEGENRVVYNGHLDLAL; translated from the coding sequence ATGACCGACCGCAAAAACGGCCTCACCTACGCCGATTCAGGCGTGGATATCGACGCGGGCAACCGCCTCGTCGACCTGATCAAGCCGATGGTGCGCGCCACCGCACGGCCGGGCGCCGACGCCGAGATCGGCGGATTCGGCGGCTTGTTCGACCTCAAGGCGGCCGGATTCAAGGACCCCGTCCTGGTTGCGGCCACCGACGGCGTCGGGACCAAGGTCAAGATCGCGATCGAGACCGGCCTGCATGGCGGAATCGGCATCGACCTCGTCGCGATGAGCGTCAACGACCTCGTGGTCCAGGGTGCCGAGCCGCTGTTCTTCCTGGACTATTTCGCCTGCGGTAAGCTCGACCCGGAGGCGACGGCTGCGATCGTCGCCGGCGTCGCCGAAGGCTGCCGCGAGTCCGGCTGCGCTCTGATCGGCGGCGAGACCGCCGAAATGCCCGGCCTCTACAAGGACGGCGACTATGATCTCGGCGGTTTTGCCGTAGGCGCCGCGGAGCGTGGCACCTTGTTGCCGCGCAAGGACATCGCTGCGGGCGACGCCGTGATTGGCCTCGCCTCGTCGGGCGTCCACTCCAACGGCTTCTCGCTGGTGCGCAAGATCGTGGAACAGTCCGGCCTCGGCTTCGAGGCGCAGGCGCCGTTTGCGCCGGTGATGACGCTGGGTGGCGCGCTGCTGACGCCGACCCGGCTCTACGTCAAATCCTGCCTGCGGGCGATCCGCGAGACCGGTGCGGTGAAGGGCCTCGCCCATATCACCGGCGGCGGCTTTACCGATAACATTCCCCGCGTGCTGCCGAAGAATCTCGGCGTCGGCATCGATCTCGCCCGCTTGCCGGTGCTGCCGGTGTTCAAATGGCTTGCAGCCCAGGCCGGCATTGCCGAACTCGAGATGCTGCGCACGTTCAACTGCGGCATAGGCATGATCGCGATCGTCGAGCCCGAGAAGGTCGACGAGGTCGTGCGGGTCTTCACCGATGCCGGCGAGACCGTGGCGCGGCTCGGTACCGTGATCCCGGCCGAGGGCGAGAACCGCGTCGTCTATAACGGCCATCTCGATCTGGCGCTGTGA
- a CDS encoding CDP-alcohol phosphatidyltransferase family protein, with protein sequence MSIPNIITLGRIMLVPIIVWAIVSSQMEVAFAVFLIAGFSDAVDGFLAKRFNMASELGALLDPLADKALLVSIYLSLGIWGDIPRWIVILVVSRDIMIVTAVIVSWLFDKPVEMRPSKVSKLNTAAQVAYAALVLAALAFGFKPTPYDIILMGFVTLFTLSSVSLYLVEWLRHMSTIEAK encoded by the coding sequence GTGAGTATTCCGAACATCATTACCCTGGGCCGCATCATGCTGGTCCCGATCATCGTCTGGGCCATCGTGTCGAGCCAAATGGAGGTGGCATTCGCCGTCTTCCTGATCGCGGGCTTCAGCGACGCGGTCGACGGTTTCCTCGCCAAGCGCTTCAACATGGCCAGCGAACTCGGCGCCCTGCTCGACCCGTTGGCCGACAAGGCACTGCTGGTGTCGATCTACCTGTCGCTCGGCATCTGGGGCGACATCCCCCGCTGGATCGTGATCCTGGTGGTCTCCCGCGACATCATGATCGTCACCGCGGTGATCGTGTCCTGGCTGTTCGACAAGCCGGTCGAGATGAGGCCCTCGAAGGTCTCCAAGCTCAACACAGCCGCACAGGTCGCGTACGCGGCGCTGGTGCTGGCCGCGCTCGCCTTCGGCTTCAAGCCGACGCCCTATGATATAATCCTCATGGGCTTCGTCACGCTGTTCACGCTGTCCTCCGTATCGCTCTATCTGGTCGAGTGGCTGCGGCACATGAGCACGATCGAAGCCAAATGA